From Zea mays cultivar B73 chromosome 3, Zm-B73-REFERENCE-NAM-5.0, whole genome shotgun sequence:
GTACAGCCGGCTACACGCTCCACTAGCAAACCTGTGCCCAACAAGCAGCTTGGATGGATCGAGCGTCCAATCGAACGTCGTCTGCACCGCCTGATTCATTCTAACCATCTGCGCCCTACGATCATCCGCAGGGTTTACTGCGCTAATCCTCCTTCCACCGCTGGATTTCCTTGACCAAGCACTATTCTTTTGAGACTTGTGCTTACCAGATACCACTGGAGTTGAACACCAATCAGGACTCTGACCAATATCCGACACCTGTCTAGCAAACGATTTGCCATAGATACTCTTTTCAGATCCTCTTCGCTGTGGAGGAGGGCTTGCAAACCTCTTGCTGGTAGACTTCGCTTCCCTGAACACTTCCGAAGGCGCGATACTGGGAAGGGGGGACTTTGATCTCGGTCTGGGCCGAGATCCATAAGCCTTTTGCGGACTGTAGCCTTGGTTTGATGGTGCCTTGTTCAAGTAGCTCAGGAGCATCATCGAACTTGGGCTCTTGACCAGGCTCCTTGCCTTTGGTGTCTTGCAACTCTCTGAGTTCATCGGGGGGCTTGCAGGAACCTCCAGGCCCGCCCTCCTGGGCTTGTTGACCTTGTCCCTATCAAGCTGAGGCGAGGACCGGACTAGCGGCAAGCTAGCGCAGTGCTTGAATGCAGTCCCTGTGTCTTCATCATCCCGATCAACAGGCATCGATGCAGACTTCTTCATACTGAAAATTTTCTGCAGCTTCCGCTCAACATCCTTACTAAGCGGAGCAAAAGGCAGCACCACATCTTTGCCCACCGGAGCAACAGCTGCTACTCTTCGTGGATCCACTCTAGTGTAGACAGTATGGGAGAACTTGGTCCTAATAAGCCATGAGTTCTGCTCCTCCATGACGGCAAATGAAGGAAGCTAAGAAGCACTGACGCGAGTGATCAGATTCCAACTCGGGAAGCCCGGATCCATATGTTGAAGTGGAACTTTGAGGAAGTAAACAAAAAAAAGAGAGTCTGTTAGCCCGAAACACCAACAGAAACCATCAAACCAGGAATCGCGTCAGCCGCGCTTTCTTGGCCCATCTGCGCTCGAATTCTTGCAGAGAGTTGTGAATCAGGCTGATAATCCACAGAGGCCAAGAGCTCTTGCCCGACAAAGAGGAATGGATCCTGGAACTTGAAGAGCTTGGTAGTGGATCCAGTAGTCAGGTACAGGGCTTCCCAAGAATCCTAAAATAGAGCAACAATGGAGGCGAAATTGTAAACATAACAGGCTGCGCAACGGCTAACTATTATATTGGCAATTATTGCACTAGAAAAAGGGCTAGTTCAACTTCAACCATAGCAAGTAGTGACCGAAACACGATTGAAATAATAGACACCACCAGCAATTCAAAATTGAGGGCCTTTGACTCTTTCCAATGTCATCGGGGTGGGGGAGCAAAAAAAAACAGGTGTGAAACGGGGGGTGCAGACGCGCGGCTTTTGACAAATATATACGCGTTTAACCATGAGAAGCTGCAACAGTATGAGGATGACCGGACCAAGCACGGCGACGTCCGAGACACTGTCTGCGATTTGACCAATCGCCCCCCACTGCGTACGAAGATGAAAGATCTATCGCTGCCAAGTTTGTCCGTGACTTCTCAGGGGACGCCGCATCAAACAGGGAGCAATTTTAGCagtaagggcatgtacaacccagaTACTGCTGCACGGTACTCCAAGTACAAGATACAACTAAAACACAACATAATACAGTGGTcatgtctaaaacatgtgtcttacgatattcattgtaccaatcagagcattcaataaattaaagtgaccaatcagctagtctcctgtctcgaacatagagctaagacactgtgtcttcgtcaagatacaTGTCTTGAGTTTTTTTACATTCACCCCCCTAGACACGCTGTAAGACACAACTTAAAAcacccactgtacatgccctaaatGGTCGAGAAGAACACGAATGCACGAACAAAGAACATCTCCTCATCTTATCCAAAAAGTCGCATCCAATCAAGACGATCGCGGCTTTTATATTCTTTCCATAAGGGAAAGGAAAGAAAAAAGTGAGAAGGGTTGCGGCTTCTCCACAAGCCTGCCAGCCTGCCTGAGACACGTCTCACCTCAAATGTAAAATCGACGGGCAAATCGAAAACATTTCGATCGAATCGAACGAGAAGAGGGGGGGAAAGGTAATACTTGCGCCGATCGAAAGCACGAACCAAACGCAAACCTCGAACGGAGCTGCGCACAAATGGCATGGGGAAAAGCGAGGAGGAGTGCGAACGCGATTGCCGCCCAAAGGAAAACCGATCCGGAGCACAGAGGCGGAAACTTTGACGACGGCCAAGCAAGCAACAACGAGGTCGCGACGCCAAGGTGCGATGGATCGTCGTCCAAGGGACTACTTGCCTTCCTTTTGAGGAGAGAAGCGGATCGACCAAAACCCCAGCCCTGAAGAACTAAGCTGGTACGTCGCAGAGTACTGAAACACCTGGAGCGGTTCGGGAAGACCGATGAACCCCCACCCCCATgccaaaagaagaagaagaagaagaaaaatccTGCGCGCTGGcgccagagagagagagagagagagagagagagagagagagagagagagagagagagagagagagagagagagagagagagagagagagagagagagagaggtcagAGCTGCGAGAAACTAACATTTGCGGCAGGCCGGTGTTGCGCGCGGAGAAGCGGATCAGAATGCCGGGCTCCCGCCGCCGCTCTTCCCGCTCCCCGCTCCAGGTAGGCGGGCAGAGGAGGAGAAGCGGATCGAGGCCGAGGAGGAGGAGCCTGGCCAGCCAGCTAGCCAGCCAGAGCCCAGGGGGTGTATCAATAGCGCATTGAGGGCGCGCACCAGAAAAAAGGGCCCGTGCGTGGTAGTGCCGCGCACCCGGTAAACGCGGCCCCGTGCCGGTGGGGGTGGTGGTGGGATACGGTAGTACGCCGCTCCCCCCGCACCGCCGTACGGGCTGCCTGCCGCCTGCCGCTCCCCtttgttctctctctctctatctcttccACCGATCTGTATAACGGACGCAAAGTTTAGAATGTAGCGAAGCGCggcgggggagggggagggggcgtatCGTAGACGTATGCGAATCGGAAGAAGACGACGAGGAGGAGATTACGGCAGCAAAGCAAAGGGCGGCGCAGGCTGCAGAAATCAGAATTCGAGAGCGCCGCGGGTTTCCTTTCTTCTCTTGCTGGGCCCGCCTGCGCAAATACGGAAGCGCAGGCAGGCGAGGGCATTGGTGTGTAAATACAGAGAATTTGAAGGGTGCGACGTGCGGTGAGATTCCAGAGTCAATGGCCGAGTGGAATGGGAAGCTGGCTGGCTGCTGTGTTTCTGTTGTGGAGTGgagagtgtgtgtgtgtgtgtgggggggggggggggagggactGCAGAATGCCAAGCTTTTCATCACGATCACAGGAGAGGTGGAAAAAAGTTTCTTTTGGTTCTCCTGACCTCTCCTTTTCCACATTCTTTACGCTTATTATTGCCGCTGCTTAGCTTAGGTAGGGATCCACCATGGCTAGGATTTATGTTGTTGTCCCTTCTCACGCTTTGTACTAATAATGCATTTTCTTTTTAATCCGCTCGAGCATCTTTTGTTCTGGTTGGGGTTTTCTTTGGAAACTGAAACCATTGGatttctcctcctcctcctcctcccaaaAATACACATATTTTTGTGGCCTGTTCGGTAGGGGTCCTGTTAAAAGcaagtttttttttgttttgtttttgtctCTGTGTGTGTAGGGAGTGATTCTGCCTGACAGTCACATGATCCTTAATTAATTGCTCAATCATACGATGTCCTCTAATCAGTTGCTCAACCATAGTACAGTAGTACGATGCTTTGTTTTAGGGATCCCCAAAACTGTTGGGGCTCGGAGCTCAGCAGCCTGGCCAGACTCTTATCCAGAGAGATTCGTGCTTCATCGTTCATACACACACACACCTCAAGCCCTCAAGGTTCATGCCACTCGAGATCCCAGCTCCTCCGTTTGACTTTGGCTTTTCCCTTACCATCTCACCTCGCCGAGAGCCGTTCTTCTATGGCCCCTGTCTCGCCTCAAATGGCCGTCAACTAGTCTGCAGTGCAGGCTGTGCCAAAAAGACGACTGATGGATCTTGACAGTTCCAGAATACG
This genomic window contains:
- the LOC100276483 gene encoding putative protein kinase superfamily protein isoform X1 yields the protein MEEQNSWLIRTKFSHTVYTRVDPRRVAAVAPVGKDVVLPFAPLSKDVERKLQKIFSMKKSASMPVDRDDEDTGTAFKHCASLPLVRSSPQLDRDKVNKPRRAGLEVPASPPMNSESCKTPKARSLVKSPSSMMLLSYLNKAPSNQGYSPQKAYGSRPRPRSKSPLPSIAPSEVFREAKSTSKRFASPPPQRRGSEKSIYGKSFARQVSDIGQSPDWCSTPVVSGKHKSQKNSAWSRKSSGGRRISAVNPADDRRAQMVRMNQAVQTTFDWTLDPSKLLVGHRFASGACSRLYKGFYDEKPVAIKFIRQPDDDDNGKTAAKLEKQYNSEINSLSHLYHRNVIKLVAAYKCPPVFYIITEFLPGGSLRSYLNNTENHPIPLEKTISIALDIARGLEYVHSQGIVHRDIKPENILFDEDSCVKVADFGIACEETLCDVLVEDEGTYRWMAPEMIKQKAYNRKVDVYSFGLVMWEMVSGRVPYENLTPFQVAYAVANRNLRPTISPECPSALGPLIEQCCALQPDKRPDFWQIVKVLEQSHSILSQGGCLDAQKSGTCQDPKKRLMQWIQKLKPTHGA